In Stenotrophomonas sp. ESTM1D_MKCIP4_1, a single genomic region encodes these proteins:
- a CDS encoding PA0069 family radical SAM protein translates to MQHPPRNAQAAIKGRGSTSHLAGRFESTVSEAVDDGWAIDESEEFLAPRLRTEVRAETARSIISRNNSPDVGFSQSVNPYRGCEHGCSYCFARPSHAYLNLSPGLDFETKLFAKTNAPQLLRKELSKPGYLPQPIALGINTDAYQPIERKLKLTRQLIEVMLETRHPFSLITKNALVERDIDLLAPLAAENLVSVHFSVTSLDPHLSAKLEPRASAPHARLRAMKRLHAAGIPVGVMVAPVIPWINDSELEAVLEAAHDAGAGTAGYVLLRLPLEVAPLFRDWLDTHHPDRAAHVMSTIQQLRGGKDYDSQFGTRMRGQGVYADLLNNRFKLARKRLGFNAQNSHWPKLDCSRFQKPLPPQKESPQGSLF, encoded by the coding sequence ATGCAACACCCCCCTCGCAACGCCCAGGCCGCCATCAAGGGCCGCGGTTCCACGTCGCATCTTGCAGGGCGTTTTGAAAGCACCGTCAGTGAGGCTGTCGATGACGGCTGGGCCATCGACGAAAGCGAGGAATTCCTCGCCCCGCGCCTGCGCACCGAAGTGCGCGCCGAGACTGCGCGCAGCATCATCAGCCGCAACAACTCCCCGGATGTGGGTTTCAGCCAGTCGGTGAATCCCTACCGTGGCTGTGAGCATGGCTGCTCATACTGCTTCGCGCGGCCGTCGCACGCCTACCTGAATCTCTCGCCGGGCCTGGATTTCGAGACCAAGCTGTTCGCCAAGACCAATGCGCCGCAACTGCTGCGCAAGGAACTGTCGAAGCCGGGCTATCTGCCGCAGCCGATCGCACTGGGCATCAACACCGACGCGTACCAGCCGATCGAACGCAAACTGAAACTCACCCGCCAGCTGATCGAAGTGATGCTGGAAACCAGGCACCCGTTCTCGCTCATCACCAAGAACGCGCTGGTGGAGCGCGACATCGACTTGCTGGCACCGCTGGCGGCCGAGAACCTGGTCAGCGTGCACTTCTCGGTGACCTCGCTGGACCCGCATCTATCGGCGAAGCTGGAGCCGCGTGCGTCAGCGCCGCACGCCCGGCTGCGTGCCATGAAGCGGCTGCATGCGGCGGGCATTCCGGTGGGCGTGATGGTGGCGCCGGTGATTCCGTGGATCAATGACAGCGAGCTGGAGGCTGTGCTGGAAGCCGCGCATGACGCCGGAGCCGGCACCGCTGGTTACGTGCTGCTGCGCCTGCCGTTGGAAGTCGCGCCGCTGTTCCGCGACTGGCTGGACACGCATCATCCCGACCGCGCTGCACATGTGATGAGCACCATCCAGCAGCTGCGTGGTGGCAAGGATTACGACAGCCAGTTCGGCACGCGCATGCGTGGCCAGGGCGTGTATGCGGACCTGTTGAACAACCGCTTCAAGCTGGCGCGCAAGCGTCTCGGGTTCAACGCGCAGAACAGCCATTGGCCGAAGCTGGATTGCAGCCGGTTCCAGAAGCCGTTGCCGCCGCAGAAGGAATCACCGCAGGGCTCGTTGTTCTGA
- the cls gene encoding cardiolipin synthase, with translation MLALFDSLRLWLDGIAHLGTILAVAYLLYLLALTGWIMLQKREPVATLSWILSLALLPYLGLFIYYLLGPQKVKRQRLRRGRARSGMEHYSDVCPPDAGCTELAKVAQATTGLAPSSATEVTWLVDGAATYAALLEAIAQARDHVHLEYYIFNPDHAGTALRDALVERARAGVQVRLLLDAVGSSSVSKRFLQPLLDAGGEAIWFHPRQLLKPFKRPWLNLRTHRKLVIIDGQLAFTGGINITDEEDESRNPNAYRDLHMRIRGHVVRSLQLVFAEDWLYASGQEPSRFEVARLWPADMPLRGDGSIDAQVLVSGPDSGWETIHRLHVAAIQEANERVWLVTPYFVPGEAARMALTSAALGGLDVRLLVPKMSDSWFVTQAARSYFDELLHAGVKIYEYGPRMLHTKAFIADDDVCIVGSANFDHRSFRLNFELSMMISDRDRVAELATLLQAEFDSATRVQDQAGRSLWLHRLPEAFARLASPLL, from the coding sequence ATGCTCGCCCTCTTCGATTCGCTGCGCCTCTGGCTCGATGGCATCGCCCACCTGGGAACGATCCTCGCCGTGGCCTATCTGCTCTATCTGCTGGCACTGACCGGCTGGATCATGCTGCAGAAGCGCGAGCCGGTGGCCACGCTCAGCTGGATCCTGTCGCTGGCGCTGCTGCCCTACCTCGGCCTTTTCATCTACTACCTGCTCGGCCCGCAGAAGGTGAAACGGCAGCGCCTGCGTCGCGGTCGCGCACGTTCGGGCATGGAGCACTACAGCGATGTCTGCCCGCCCGATGCAGGCTGCACCGAGCTGGCCAAAGTGGCGCAGGCCACCACCGGCCTGGCGCCCAGCAGCGCCACCGAAGTGACATGGCTGGTGGATGGCGCGGCCACCTATGCCGCACTCCTCGAGGCCATCGCCCAGGCGCGCGACCACGTGCACCTGGAGTACTACATCTTCAACCCCGACCACGCCGGTACCGCCCTGCGCGATGCACTGGTCGAGCGCGCCCGGGCGGGGGTGCAGGTACGCCTGCTGCTGGATGCGGTGGGCTCGTCATCCGTGTCGAAGCGCTTCCTGCAGCCGCTGCTGGATGCCGGTGGCGAGGCCATCTGGTTCCATCCGCGGCAGCTGCTGAAGCCCTTCAAGCGGCCGTGGTTGAACCTGCGCACGCACCGCAAGCTGGTCATCATCGACGGCCAGCTGGCCTTCACCGGCGGCATCAACATCACCGACGAGGAAGATGAAAGCCGCAACCCCAACGCCTACCGTGACCTGCACATGCGCATCCGTGGCCATGTCGTGCGCAGCCTGCAGTTGGTGTTTGCCGAAGACTGGCTGTATGCCAGCGGCCAGGAACCGTCGCGCTTCGAGGTCGCGCGGCTGTGGCCGGCAGACATGCCGTTGCGCGGCGACGGCAGCATTGACGCCCAGGTGCTGGTGTCCGGACCTGATTCGGGCTGGGAAACCATCCATCGCCTGCATGTGGCGGCCATCCAGGAAGCCAACGAGCGGGTCTGGCTGGTCACGCCCTACTTCGTGCCCGGCGAGGCCGCGCGCATGGCCCTGACCTCGGCGGCACTGGGCGGCTTGGATGTGCGCCTGCTGGTGCCCAAGATGAGTGATTCCTGGTTCGTCACCCAGGCCGCGCGCTCCTACTTCGACGAACTGCTGCACGCCGGGGTGAAGATCTACGAGTACGGGCCGCGCATGCTGCACACCAAGGCCTTCATTGCCGACGACGACGTCTGCATCGTCGGCAGCGCCAACTTCGACCATCGCAGCTTCCGGTTGAACTTCGAGCTGTCGATGATGATCAGCGACCGGGATCGTGTGGCGGAACTGGCCACGCTGCTGCAGGCCGAGTTCGACAGTGCCACGCGCGTGCAGGATCAGGCCGGGCGCTCGCTGTGGTTGCACCGCCTGCCGGAAGCCTTTGCGCGGCTGGCCTCGCCGCTGCTGTAA
- a CDS encoding amino acid aminotransferase: MSFFANVELVPGDPILGLTEAYNADSRPTKVNLGVGIYYDESGRIPLLRAVKQIEQQLATEAKPRGYLPIDGLPAYTQATRELVFGKDSPLLAAGRVTTAQTVGGSGALRVGADVLKKLLPHATIAISNPSWENHRAVFGAAGFDVVEYTYFDAATHGVDFDGMLADLQKLQAGTVVLLHACCHNPTGADLTVSQWKQVAQVLKDKQLFPFIDMAYQGFDKGIEQDGAAVRIIAEAGIDSFIVANSYSKSFSLYGERVGALSMVAPTAADAKAVQSQVKRVIRTIYSSPSTHGAALVAGVLTNPDLRAMWEQELTEMRERIHALRQGLVEKLAAAGAPQFGFINEQAGMFSYSGLSREQVERLRDEFGIYAVGTGRICVAALNQNNLEYVAKAVATVAKG; this comes from the coding sequence GTGTCCTTCTTTGCAAACGTGGAACTGGTCCCGGGCGACCCGATCCTGGGCCTGACCGAGGCGTACAACGCCGACAGCCGCCCGACCAAGGTCAACCTGGGTGTGGGCATCTACTACGACGAGAGCGGCCGCATTCCGCTGCTTCGCGCCGTCAAGCAGATCGAGCAGCAGCTCGCCACCGAAGCCAAACCGCGTGGCTACCTGCCGATCGACGGCCTGCCTGCCTATACGCAGGCGACCCGCGAACTGGTGTTCGGCAAGGACTCGCCGCTGCTGGCTGCCGGCCGCGTCACCACCGCACAGACCGTCGGTGGCAGCGGTGCGCTGCGTGTCGGCGCCGACGTGCTGAAGAAGCTGCTGCCGCACGCCACCATCGCGATCAGCAACCCGAGCTGGGAAAACCATCGCGCGGTGTTCGGCGCCGCCGGCTTTGACGTGGTCGAATACACCTACTTCGACGCCGCCACCCATGGCGTGGATTTCGACGGCATGCTGGCCGACCTGCAGAAGCTGCAGGCCGGCACCGTGGTGCTGCTGCACGCCTGCTGCCACAACCCCACGGGCGCCGACCTCACCGTCAGCCAGTGGAAGCAGGTGGCACAGGTCCTGAAGGACAAGCAGCTGTTCCCCTTCATCGACATGGCCTACCAGGGCTTCGACAAGGGCATCGAGCAGGATGGCGCCGCCGTGCGCATCATCGCCGAAGCCGGCATCGACAGCTTCATCGTCGCCAACTCGTACTCCAAGTCGTTCTCGCTGTACGGCGAACGCGTGGGCGCGCTGTCGATGGTCGCCCCGACCGCTGCTGACGCGAAGGCCGTGCAGTCGCAGGTCAAGCGTGTGATCCGCACGATCTACTCCAGCCCGTCCACCCACGGTGCCGCGCTGGTGGCCGGCGTGCTGACCAACCCGGACCTGCGTGCGATGTGGGAGCAGGAACTGACCGAAATGCGCGAGCGCATCCACGCCCTGCGCCAGGGCCTGGTCGAGAAGCTCGCTGCTGCCGGTGCGCCGCAGTTCGGTTTCATCAACGAACAGGCCGGCATGTTCTCCTACTCCGGCCTGAGCCGCGAGCAGGTGGAACGCCTGCGGGACGAGTTCGGCATCTATGCCGTCGGCACCGGCCGCATCTGCGTGGCCGCGCTGAACCAGAACAACCTGGAATACGTCGCCAAGGCCGTGGCCACCGTCGCCAAGGGCTGA
- a CDS encoding TonB-dependent receptor has product MNEPLAPHRLPLLIALLPLPALAQTAAPAPQQLPTVEVQAARVQGIDPFALPASQDTVWVGDDRSGPGVQVSEALAGVPGVLARDRQNYAQDTQLSIRGFGARSTFGVRGVRVLIDGVPATMPDGQGQLSHASLLGAERIEVLRGPFSALYGNSSGGVLQVWSAQGQAGDPWRLRVNAGADNTLSVGAQLRGAGPVIDYNIAANHFHTDGWRDHSEARRESLNARLGAEVGGGRLELLLNALDAPDAQDPLGLTRAQVAADPRQATAVATQYNTRKSVRQQQAGLRWTRESGAQRWQLMGYTGQRAVTQFLPIPPTAQANPLHAGGVIDLDGGYGGLDARWGWKGDLAGRPLDVVAGISADRQRQHRTGYENFVGSTLGVRGRLRRDQIDTVQNVDQFTQAWWQWSPRWSLLAGVRHSSVRFTSDDRYITGSNPDDSGRRRYEATTPVAGVSFEATPQWRLHAAVGRGFETPTFNELGYRNDGQAGLALDLSAARSRNIEVGSKWHAQNGTQLDVSVFRAVTEDELAVASNTNGRSTYRNIGRTRRQGVELQYHQPLAEQWELQLAWTWLQAQVRSPYLTCGGSGCRVPDTVVAAGSRLPGVPRQQAFARLQWSPGDWQWALEANASSDTVVNDLATERAPGYAVLNLEAGRRWTLPGGDLRAFARLDNLLDQAYIGSVIVNDGNGRFYEPGPDRRASVGVQWSWR; this is encoded by the coding sequence ATGAACGAGCCCCTGGCGCCCCACCGCCTGCCCCTGCTGATCGCCCTGCTGCCGCTGCCGGCACTGGCGCAGACCGCCGCCCCCGCCCCGCAGCAGTTGCCGACCGTGGAGGTGCAGGCCGCGCGGGTGCAGGGCATCGACCCGTTTGCGCTGCCGGCCAGCCAGGACACGGTGTGGGTGGGCGACGACCGCAGCGGACCCGGCGTGCAGGTGTCCGAGGCGCTGGCCGGGGTCCCCGGGGTGCTGGCACGTGACCGACAGAACTACGCGCAGGACACCCAGCTGTCGATCCGCGGCTTCGGCGCGCGCTCCACCTTCGGTGTGCGCGGCGTACGGGTGCTGATTGATGGCGTGCCCGCCACCATGCCCGATGGCCAGGGGCAGCTGTCGCACGCCAGCCTGCTTGGCGCCGAGCGCATCGAGGTGCTGCGCGGCCCGTTCTCCGCCCTGTACGGCAACTCCTCCGGTGGCGTGCTGCAGGTGTGGAGCGCGCAGGGCCAGGCCGGCGATCCGTGGCGGCTGCGGGTCAATGCCGGGGCCGACAACACCCTCAGCGTCGGCGCGCAGCTGCGCGGGGCCGGCCCGGTGATCGACTACAACATCGCCGCCAACCACTTCCATACCGATGGCTGGCGCGACCACAGCGAGGCACGGCGTGAATCGCTCAATGCACGGCTCGGCGCTGAAGTCGGTGGCGGCCGCCTGGAGCTGCTGCTCAATGCCCTTGATGCGCCTGACGCGCAGGACCCGCTGGGCCTGACCCGTGCACAGGTGGCGGCCGATCCGCGCCAGGCGACGGCAGTGGCCACGCAGTACAACACGCGCAAGTCGGTCCGGCAGCAGCAGGCGGGACTGCGCTGGACGCGCGAAAGCGGTGCCCAGCGCTGGCAGCTGATGGGCTACACCGGGCAGCGCGCGGTGACCCAGTTCCTGCCGATTCCGCCGACGGCGCAGGCCAACCCGCTGCATGCCGGCGGGGTGATCGACCTCGACGGCGGCTACGGCGGCCTGGATGCACGTTGGGGCTGGAAGGGCGATCTGGCCGGCCGCCCGCTGGATGTGGTGGCCGGCATCAGCGCCGACCGCCAGCGCCAGCACCGCACCGGCTACGAGAACTTCGTCGGCAGTACGCTGGGCGTGCGCGGACGCCTGCGCCGCGACCAGATCGACACCGTGCAGAACGTCGACCAGTTCACCCAGGCCTGGTGGCAGTGGAGCCCGCGCTGGTCGCTGCTGGCCGGCGTCCGCCACAGCAGCGTGCGCTTCACCTCGGACGACCGCTACATCACCGGCAGCAACCCCGACGACAGTGGCCGCCGCCGCTACGAGGCGACCACGCCGGTCGCCGGGGTCAGCTTCGAGGCCACGCCGCAGTGGCGCCTGCATGCGGCGGTCGGGCGGGGGTTCGAGACGCCTACGTTCAACGAGCTGGGCTACCGCAATGACGGCCAGGCCGGCCTGGCGCTGGATCTTTCGGCGGCCCGCAGCCGCAACATCGAGGTCGGAAGCAAGTGGCACGCGCAGAACGGAACCCAGCTCGATGTGAGCGTGTTCCGCGCCGTTACCGAAGATGAGCTGGCCGTTGCCAGCAATACCAATGGCCGCAGCACCTACCGCAACATCGGCCGCACCCGCCGACAGGGCGTGGAACTGCAGTACCACCAGCCGCTGGCCGAGCAGTGGGAACTGCAGCTGGCCTGGACCTGGCTGCAGGCGCAGGTGCGTTCGCCCTACCTGACCTGCGGCGGCAGCGGTTGCCGCGTGCCTGACACCGTGGTGGCCGCCGGCAGCCGCCTGCCGGGCGTGCCACGGCAGCAGGCCTTCGCCCGCCTGCAGTGGTCGCCAGGCGACTGGCAGTGGGCGCTGGAGGCCAATGCCAGCAGCGACACGGTGGTGAACGATCTGGCCACCGAACGTGCCCCGGGCTACGCCGTCCTCAATCTGGAAGCCGGCCGCCGCTGGACCCTGCCCGGTGGCGACCTGCGCGCGTTCGCGCGGCTGGACAACCTGCTGGACCAGGCCTACATCGGTTCGGTGATCGTCAACGATGGCAACGGTCGCTTCTACGAACCAGGCCCTGACCGCCGCGCCAGCGTGGGCGTGCAGTGGTCCTGGCGCTGA
- a CDS encoding pyridoxine 5'-phosphate synthase has translation MTQLSVNVNKIAVLRNSRGGAEPDVVRAAQACLDAGAHGITVHPRPDRRHITAEDVLALSTLTRARGVEFNIEGNPFAPPREGYPGLLPMCAQTRPAQATLVPDGDGQITSDHGFDFERDGERLRPLVAELKAMGCRVSLFVDAGNPLLEQAAAVGADRIELYTGPYAEAHAAGDAAAMLALFATAARRAQAAGLGVNAGHDLSQDNLRDFLAAVPEVLEVSIGHALIGEALYDGLDTTVRGYLALL, from the coding sequence ATGACCCAGCTCAGCGTCAACGTCAACAAGATCGCCGTCCTTCGCAACTCGCGTGGCGGTGCCGAACCCGATGTCGTGCGTGCCGCCCAGGCCTGCCTGGATGCGGGCGCCCACGGCATCACCGTGCACCCGCGGCCGGACCGTCGCCACATCACCGCCGAGGACGTGCTGGCGCTGTCGACCCTGACCCGCGCCCGCGGTGTCGAGTTCAACATTGAAGGCAATCCCTTCGCGCCGCCGCGCGAGGGCTATCCGGGCCTGCTGCCGATGTGCGCGCAGACCCGCCCGGCGCAGGCTACCCTGGTGCCCGATGGCGACGGCCAGATTACCTCCGACCACGGTTTCGACTTCGAGCGCGATGGTGAACGCCTGCGCCCGCTGGTGGCCGAACTGAAGGCGATGGGCTGCCGGGTCAGCCTGTTCGTGGATGCCGGCAACCCGTTGCTGGAACAGGCGGCCGCCGTTGGCGCCGACCGCATCGAGCTCTACACCGGTCCCTATGCCGAAGCCCACGCTGCCGGCGATGCCGCTGCGATGCTGGCGCTGTTCGCCACCGCCGCACGTCGCGCGCAGGCGGCCGGGCTGGGCGTGAATGCCGGGCATGATCTTTCGCAGGACAACCTGCGCGACTTCCTGGCCGCCGTGCCGGAGGTGCTGGAGGTGTCGATCGGCCATGCGTTGATCGGTGAGGCCCTCTATGACGGCCTCGACACTACCGTCCGGGGTTACCTGGCCCTGCTGTAA
- a CDS encoding 2OG-Fe(II) oxygenase — MHEPGPVDFIEVIHNAVPSDVCAAIVARMRGSDGLKPGAVGSGVFPELKHSKDLRISGLDAWRDVDNALQQAVFAGLQTYLRRYPQALIAPLMLQIQDSNGQPRRLSAEDFPDMAPEQLADLARTCLRPGAINLQWYAAGEGGYPYWHCELYPKDVQAETLHRHLLWTLYLNDGFEEGETEFLFQGRKIAPRTGSLLIAPTAFTHTHRGNRPQGGDKFIATSWILFQSAQKLFGG, encoded by the coding sequence ATGCACGAGCCGGGTCCGGTCGATTTCATCGAAGTCATCCACAACGCCGTCCCCAGTGACGTGTGCGCCGCCATCGTTGCCCGCATGCGCGGCAGCGACGGCCTGAAACCCGGTGCGGTAGGCAGCGGTGTGTTCCCCGAACTCAAGCACAGCAAGGATCTGCGCATCAGCGGGCTGGATGCGTGGCGCGATGTGGACAACGCGCTGCAACAGGCTGTGTTCGCCGGGCTGCAGACTTATCTACGCCGTTATCCACAGGCATTGATCGCACCGTTGATGTTGCAGATCCAGGACAGCAACGGCCAGCCGCGCCGACTGTCAGCCGAGGATTTCCCCGACATGGCGCCGGAACAGCTGGCCGACCTGGCCCGTACCTGCCTGCGCCCGGGTGCCATCAACCTGCAATGGTATGCGGCGGGCGAGGGCGGTTACCCCTACTGGCACTGCGAGCTGTACCCGAAGGATGTGCAGGCCGAGACCCTGCATCGCCACCTGCTGTGGACGCTGTACCTCAACGACGGGTTCGAGGAAGGCGAGACCGAGTTCCTGTTCCAGGGCCGCAAAATCGCACCGCGCACCGGCAGCCTGCTGATCGCGCCGACCGCGTTCACCCACACCCATCGCGGCAACCGGCCACAGGGTGGCGACAAGTTCATCGCCACCAGCTGGATCCTGTTCCAGAGCGCGCAGAAGCTCTTTGGCGGATGA
- a CDS encoding class 1 fructose-bisphosphatase codes for MSRTSLTRFLIQEQHAGRINADLRQLIAVVARACTSISIAVSKGALGGVLGEAGTGNVQGEAQKKLDVISNEILLEANAWGGHLAACASEEMDHSQPVPDIYPRGDFLLLFDPLDGSSNIDVNVSVGTIFSVLRCPTNVELPGDEAFLQPGSKQIAAGYCIYGPSTQLVLSVGHGTHAFTLDRETGEFVLTTENMQIPAATQEFAINMSNQRHWEAPMQGYVQDLLAGKEGARGKNFNMRWIASMVADVHRILTRGGIFIYPWDKKDPDKAGKLRLMYEANPMGLLVEQAGGAASTGRERILDMQPNHLHQRVPVFLGSREEVAEAVRYHQEHDAKTA; via the coding sequence ATGTCCCGTACTTCGTTGACCCGCTTCCTGATCCAGGAACAGCACGCCGGCCGCATCAATGCCGACCTGCGCCAACTGATCGCCGTCGTCGCCCGCGCCTGCACCAGCATCTCCATCGCCGTCAGCAAGGGCGCCCTCGGCGGTGTGCTGGGCGAAGCCGGCACCGGCAACGTGCAGGGCGAAGCACAGAAGAAGCTGGACGTCATCAGCAACGAGATCCTGCTGGAAGCCAACGCCTGGGGCGGCCACCTCGCCGCCTGTGCATCGGAAGAGATGGACCACAGCCAGCCGGTGCCGGACATCTACCCGCGCGGTGATTTCCTGCTGCTGTTCGATCCCCTTGATGGCAGCTCCAACATCGACGTCAACGTCTCCGTCGGCACCATCTTCTCGGTGCTGCGCTGCCCGACCAACGTCGAACTGCCAGGCGATGAAGCGTTCCTGCAGCCGGGCAGCAAGCAGATTGCCGCCGGCTACTGCATCTACGGGCCCAGCACCCAATTGGTGCTGAGCGTCGGCCACGGCACCCACGCCTTCACCCTGGACCGCGAAACCGGCGAGTTCGTGCTGACCACCGAGAATATGCAGATTCCGGCGGCCACGCAGGAATTCGCCATCAACATGTCCAACCAGCGCCATTGGGAAGCGCCGATGCAGGGCTACGTCCAGGACCTGCTGGCCGGCAAGGAAGGCGCGCGCGGCAAGAACTTCAACATGCGCTGGATCGCCAGCATGGTCGCCGACGTGCACCGCATCCTTACCCGCGGCGGCATCTTCATCTATCCGTGGGACAAGAAGGACCCGGACAAGGCCGGCAAGCTGCGCCTGATGTACGAAGCCAACCCGATGGGCCTGCTGGTCGAACAGGCCGGCGGCGCCGCGTCGACCGGCCGCGAACGCATCCTCGACATGCAGCCCAACCACCTGCACCAGCGCGTGCCGGTGTTCCTCGGCTCGCGCGAGGAAGTGGCCGAAGCGGTGCGTTATCACCAGGAGCATGACGCGAAGACCGCTTGA
- a CDS encoding TonB-dependent siderophore receptor, whose translation MTADALTRAGLPRAALPCPRAIALAIALALPLAAQADANPTTLDGLEVTARRQSQADSYTLPVSKAAIGLDLSLRQTPQSVTTVTRQQMDDLQIESIDDVLTSTTGITTYSLDNAGRTTFRARGFDIGNFKVDGMLVNGASSFSGGGAALNMDLYDHVQVVRGANGLLGGTGDPSATVYLERKRPTREFGGAAALTLGSHDKRRLMGDVNVPLTADGRVRSRFVVSAEDSDTFRQREDLQRLGGLASFEADLGDATVVNLGVQYERTRNGGGSWGSNVPIWWADGTRTNLSRSTNPAADWSVAKRDNTTVFGSVEQGLGADWTLRVAFAHDSGESYTNYGVAKVNNAARGQGFAGFWNPDGSGAFLNAIHSESETRRDNLDISVSGPLQLFGREHQLMAGFNGYRSEITDYTFSAALGNCTIAGVAPWSGCQYRAVGLPIDDWRTWDGSYAPFETFRTPARSKTITQNLGGYLAGRFSLAEPLSLVLGTRVSNYKTYTQTYTQANVRTRGAASGEQQVVTPYAGLVWDFASNYSAYVSYTDVFSPQGNVRDANDTLLDPVTGKSYEAGIKGEWAGGALNAALAVFRNEQNNVAESTGEVHPDTGFTIYRAVDGVKSKGADLELSGRLAEGWNVYAGYTWLQVDGLSYQQDPRHLLRLNTAWTLPGALSKLTVGGGLSMQSGTVMSTNPGRPLGGGRYDASNLPMGGYTLVNLMARYALTDTVQLAVNVNNLTDKLYYNQYGFYDGLIFGEPRTTTFSIRARF comes from the coding sequence GTGACTGCCGATGCCCTCACCCGCGCGGGCCTGCCGCGCGCTGCCCTGCCGTGTCCGCGTGCCATCGCGCTCGCCATTGCCCTGGCCCTGCCGCTGGCCGCCCAGGCCGATGCCAACCCCACCACACTGGATGGACTGGAAGTGACCGCGCGTCGCCAGTCGCAGGCTGACAGCTACACCCTGCCGGTCAGCAAGGCCGCCATCGGCCTGGACCTCAGCCTGCGGCAGACCCCGCAGTCGGTGACCACGGTGACCCGCCAGCAGATGGACGATCTGCAGATCGAATCGATCGACGACGTGCTGACCAGCACCACCGGCATCACCACCTATTCGCTGGACAACGCCGGCCGCACCACCTTCCGTGCGCGCGGTTTCGACATCGGCAACTTCAAGGTCGACGGCATGCTGGTCAACGGTGCCAGCAGCTTCAGCGGTGGCGGTGCCGCGCTGAACATGGACCTGTACGACCATGTGCAGGTGGTACGCGGTGCCAATGGCCTGCTCGGCGGCACCGGCGACCCCTCGGCCACGGTGTACCTCGAACGCAAGCGGCCGACCCGTGAGTTCGGTGGCGCCGCCGCGCTCACCCTTGGCAGCCATGACAAGCGCCGCCTGATGGGCGACGTGAATGTTCCGCTGACCGCCGATGGCCGCGTGCGCAGCCGCTTCGTGGTCAGTGCCGAGGACTCCGATACCTTCCGCCAGCGCGAGGACCTGCAGCGCCTGGGCGGCCTGGCCAGCTTCGAGGCCGATCTGGGTGACGCGACCGTGGTCAACCTGGGCGTGCAGTACGAACGCACCCGCAACGGGGGCGGCTCGTGGGGCAGCAACGTGCCGATCTGGTGGGCCGACGGCACCCGCACGAACCTGTCGCGCAGCACCAATCCGGCTGCCGACTGGAGCGTGGCCAAGCGTGACAACACCACGGTGTTCGGCAGTGTGGAACAGGGCCTGGGCGCGGACTGGACGCTTCGCGTGGCGTTCGCCCACGACAGTGGCGAGAGTTACACCAACTACGGTGTGGCCAAGGTCAACAACGCCGCCCGTGGCCAGGGCTTTGCCGGCTTCTGGAACCCCGATGGCAGCGGTGCCTTCCTCAACGCCATCCACAGCGAATCGGAAACCCGCCGCGACAACCTGGACATCAGCGTGAGTGGACCGCTGCAGCTGTTCGGCCGCGAGCACCAGCTGATGGCCGGCTTCAATGGCTACCGCAGCGAGATCACCGACTACACGTTCAGCGCCGCGCTGGGCAACTGCACCATCGCCGGCGTGGCCCCGTGGAGCGGCTGCCAGTACCGCGCGGTCGGCCTGCCGATCGATGACTGGCGGACCTGGGACGGCAGCTACGCGCCGTTCGAGACGTTCCGTACCCCGGCCCGCAGCAAGACCATCACCCAGAACCTGGGCGGTTACCTGGCCGGTCGTTTCAGTCTGGCCGAGCCGTTGTCGCTGGTGCTGGGCACCCGCGTGAGCAACTACAAGACCTATACCCAGACCTACACCCAGGCCAATGTGCGTACCCGTGGCGCGGCCAGCGGCGAACAGCAGGTGGTGACGCCGTATGCCGGCCTGGTGTGGGATTTCGCCAGCAACTACTCGGCCTATGTGAGCTACACCGATGTGTTCAGCCCGCAGGGCAATGTGCGTGATGCCAACGACACCCTGCTCGACCCGGTGACCGGCAAGAGCTACGAGGCCGGCATCAAGGGCGAATGGGCCGGTGGCGCACTGAATGCGGCGTTGGCCGTGTTCCGCAACGAACAGAACAACGTGGCCGAGAGCACCGGTGAAGTGCACCCGGATACCGGCTTCACCATCTACCGGGCGGTGGACGGTGTGAAGTCGAAGGGCGCCGACCTGGAGCTGTCCGGGCGCCTGGCCGAAGGCTGGAACGTGTATGCCGGCTACACCTGGCTGCAGGTGGACGGCCTGTCCTACCAGCAGGATCCGCGGCACCTGCTGCGCTTGAACACCGCGTGGACGCTGCCCGGTGCGCTGTCGAAGCTGACCGTGGGTGGTGGCCTGTCGATGCAGAGCGGCACGGTGATGTCGACCAACCCGGGGCGGCCGCTGGGCGGCGGCAGGTACGACGCCAGCAACCTGCCGATGGGTGGTTACACCCTGGTCAACCTGATGGCGCGCTACGCCCTGACCGACACCGTGCAGCTGGCGGTGAACGTGAACAACCTGACCGACAAGCTGTACTACAACCAGTACGGCTTCTACGACGGGCTGATCTTCGGCGAGCCGCGCACCACGACCTTCAGCATCCGCGCACGCTTCTGA